In one Pyxidicoccus xibeiensis genomic region, the following are encoded:
- a CDS encoding phage holin family protein: MQAGSEQTERGITALVGRMADGFSRLVTQHLQLARMELAEDVKATGLDVAMIAAFVPFILVGYAFVCGAIAALLSPWLGWAGALGGVGLLNLAGGAGGAFWAVKRLQARRVMDDSSQELTRSMAALTHSAPGVPVNTLRGANSEFLKESTNGR; this comes from the coding sequence ATGCAAGCAGGGAGTGAACAGACGGAGCGCGGCATCACCGCGCTCGTCGGGCGCATGGCGGATGGCTTCAGCCGTCTGGTGACGCAGCATCTGCAACTGGCGAGGATGGAGCTGGCCGAGGACGTGAAGGCCACCGGCCTGGACGTGGCGATGATCGCCGCCTTCGTGCCCTTCATCCTGGTGGGCTACGCCTTCGTGTGCGGCGCCATCGCCGCGCTGCTGTCGCCGTGGCTCGGCTGGGCCGGGGCGCTGGGCGGGGTGGGGCTGCTCAACCTCGCGGGCGGAGCGGGTGGGGCCTTCTGGGCGGTGAAGCGGCTGCAGGCGCGCCGGGTGATGGACGACAGCTCGCAGGAGCTGACGCGCAGCATGGCCGCGCTGACCCACTCCGCGCCGGGCGTTCCCGTGAATACGCTCCGGGGCGCGAACAGTGAATTCTTGAAGGAGTC
- a CDS encoding endonuclease/exonuclease/phosphatase family protein, translating into MELTLVSYNIHSGIGTDGRFDLGRVGEVLQEVGADIIALQEVGDFRAVTPREDQPEHLADMLGLHMAFGPNVVRNGRRYGNAILSRLPILKSKNYDLSVGRREPRGALRCDLDLGGGSQLHVFSLHLGLRMGERRRQEALLLSSDILREAARKDPLVVCGDFNYLGNGPVPSLVRQAIHDVALELRSPARTYPTRMPMLRLDRIYVDAGVRPVAIHPHRTERSKVASDHLPLVFRFEAPIAVEAPLSPPVQLIG; encoded by the coding sequence GTGGAGCTGACCCTCGTCTCGTACAACATCCACAGCGGCATCGGCACGGACGGCCGGTTCGACCTGGGCCGCGTGGGAGAGGTCCTCCAGGAAGTGGGCGCAGACATCATCGCGCTCCAGGAGGTGGGGGACTTCCGCGCGGTGACGCCCCGCGAGGACCAGCCCGAGCACCTGGCGGACATGCTGGGGCTGCACATGGCCTTCGGCCCCAACGTGGTCCGCAATGGCCGGCGCTACGGCAACGCCATCCTGTCGCGGCTGCCCATCCTCAAGTCGAAGAACTATGACCTGAGCGTGGGCCGCCGCGAGCCCCGGGGAGCGCTGCGGTGCGACCTGGACCTGGGCGGGGGCAGCCAGCTGCACGTCTTCAGCCTGCACCTGGGGCTGCGCATGGGCGAGCGGCGCCGGCAGGAGGCGCTGCTGCTCTCCTCGGACATCCTCCGCGAGGCCGCGCGCAAGGACCCGCTGGTGGTGTGCGGGGACTTCAACTACCTGGGCAACGGCCCGGTGCCGTCCCTGGTGCGCCAGGCCATCCACGACGTGGCCCTGGAGCTGCGCTCCCCGGCGCGCACCTACCCCACGCGGATGCCCATGCTCCGGCTGGACCGCATCTACGTGGATGCCGGGGTACGACCTGTCGCCATCCACCCCCACCGCACCGAGCGGAGCAAGGTGGCGTCCGACCACCTGCCGCTGGTGTTCCGCTTCGAGGCGCCCATCGCCGTGGAGGCCCCCCTCTCTCCGCCGGTGCAGCTCATCGGCTAG